The following is a genomic window from Anopheles aquasalis chromosome 3, idAnoAquaMG_Q_19, whole genome shotgun sequence.
ActctgaaattgaaaaaacaaatggctttGGATTGAATTATTGAACAAACTCGCAACACTCTCTTGCTGCTCATCAATTGCCAAGTGTCATCAAATGCACGCTTTTCGTGAACCATTATTTTCAACAGCCAATATCTGACATCTGGATAAAGTGGCGATGGActtgaaacaaaaagaaaaatacctCAAATAGACCGCGAGAGataaatttcactttcgctgCTGTCACAAAAAAGTGTTCAATCGATTCGACCAGGCCCCTGGGGGAGGGCGGATAAGTGTCACTCGATTGACGGTCTTCACTTCCGCGAACCATTTCACCATTCAAGCGATCAGTTCGCACCGCATCAGGAAATTGTATGGAAATTCTTATCGCATTTGTTCCCGCCAGCTCCTCTACCAGCACGATTTCGGCCGTCCTCGAAAGGGAAGTAGGGTTGGAAAGTGGGAAATCAATTTGCGTACTTTATCTTATTGTGGCACAGCATCGAacgtgtgcgtacgtgtgttcGATCGCCTTTTCGTTTCACTGGGAAGCCATTTATGTGCCCCGAAAGCCGATTTCGATGGCCAACGTATTGTGACACCATTTTGATGTCACCGAATCGAACGGCAAACAGCTGTGTCGTGAGCTGTTCCCTTTTTATGCGAATCCCCAAACAAACGATGTTCGAATTATGCACACAACTATCAGCAAATGTTACCCTGTATCGGTCGATTGGACACCTCGCTTCGTAGGCAAGTGGTGAGGCGATTGTGTGATTGAAACAATCGTTATCTCGTCGactgcacctgctgctgctgctgctgctgctacgtcgtCGTATGTGGCAAGCCGGAGCGTGCCGTGTGCCATTCGCTGCCGGAATAGCGATCGAATAGCGAGAACACGGATCCAGGAGAAAGGATAGCTTGGCCTAGTGCTGTCTACGCTTAGGATACGATGCCGTAGAATTAGATGCAGGAAGGATATTGTTATCACTTCCCGTTTTTGTTTACTAGCAATCTGTAAACGATTACGGTGATCGTTGTCTGGCAATGTTTATCTGCATTTTTGCACGGGAATGTCAATTTTCTTTGGGGACGATTTTGGTGAAACCGTTTTGAATGCTTAGCGTAAATAGTTTTCGAATGCTTACTTTGTTACAATTCGTTTTACATAATAAATACGAGtgtaaaatgaattttaaatacTATAGCATATCGGTAAACGGTCCAAAAAATTGCTTCAAAATTTATCTACTTGTATTCGTTGTTGCTTTGATGGGGAACTATggttcatttttaatgttagTTGATTAATTGTTCAGTGTACTTCTGTGGATATTGTTTAATATTATAAatttttcaccttttcggTGGCATATAGATGATGAaaaaattttgatttttaatcatGATGCTTAGAAAGCATAAGtcaaatatgtttaaaaagaactacaaaaaaatgtttgaaaatgctCGGCGGAAGTACATCGCCAATGAAGTGAGGTAGTGTTCAGATGATCAAAACCCTTAAATATTCTTAAGAGGTTTCTCATGaagttcataaaaaatgccaaaaaatgaataaaatatcacAATCCCCCTTAACACATGCCTGCTGTTGACTGTCAATTCCAAGAGACAGGCGGGCAATGAAGGCGCAGCATGCGGTACCCATCAGCTGCCAATCATAGTAGCGCTGTTGCAGCGCATCATATTTTTCTACCATCTGTCGTCATGACAGACGGCCGGGAATTTTTGGAACTGAATTGTTTCATATGCGCCAGAGACTTGCTGCTATTCTGGCAGGATGTGCCATGTACCTTCGCTGGCGGACGAGCCAATGACTGTGATGCAAAAGGGCGGTGGTTTCTTGGAATTTTTTACACAgataaaccattttttcttgataaaaaaaatcaatgtcTGTTAGAAGACCAATTAGGTAGTCAATTTTCACTTGCGCTCTACCTCTTTTAAATGGAGTGAATGCTCCATTTTGGGTTCGAGGTAGTATTTAGACGCTCCACTCCCCTATACGAAACGATAAATTGCTAGAATTGAAGAATAGAAAATGGAAGCCAAACGACCAGCGACCCAGCGGTTCgaaatttttcaattaaataatGCTTTCGTAGAAACTTTGAAGAAACGTCTCGCTGGGAAAAGGCAAAATATTACATTCTCTCGCGACGGATCAAGCGAACGAGTCGGTACATTATTGCTACTTTTCGCtacaaacggaaaacggtcCTTCACGGGGCAGCACGGGGATTATCATGGGGCGGATGTTGACTTGAACCTCATCCTCCACCAAatccagcaccacaccaccaatcGAACCACCGGAAAAGTGTGTAAAAAGTAAGTATTTTAATGCATCGTTGACCAGATCGATCGTCGACCTGCCACATCGACCAGAGCGTCACTCTCGGTGCGGTCGCCAGTCCCCTTCAttcagccaccgccaccaacgccgTCATTAGGCGCATAATCAAAATGTCGTTAGCGTCATTGTGTGGAGCGAGTGAAGCGGTTTTCGGTTcaggttcggttcggctcgaTGTTTTCCCCCTCAAAAAGTTATGACGATGACCAGAACCCGCGATGGAGGGGGTTCTAGTCACAAACCAAAGGACATTATCGCGCCCGTTGGAGCCCCAACTCccggtaaaaaaaatcataaaacttcAGAATTACTTTCCTTTCTGACAAGCCCGAGCTCGATATGCATGGATCGCGTTCTTGTTACGCTCCTGGAGTGATTGGAGTAGCAGACCCCGAGCCACACTCCCGCCACTGTTTCCGAAAATCCGAAATTGGCCATTTTCTGGCCATCACGTTCTTGATCGAAGCCatattcggtttcggttccgttcggttccgtttaTAGGAAAAGGCGATGCCATCGTTCACCTGGGCTTCTTCGGTCATTGAGCGACCTAAAGGGGGTGCgaggagggagaggaaaatcgtttcgcaatttttccttttcatctcCGCCCCAGGATCCCAGGGAGGGTGTTCTGGAGGCGGGCTGAGGCTATAAAAGTTTGAATTGTTATCAAAATCTTGATTTTTACTGTTGGCAACTGTTCCCAGCCCGATGGCGCAATTCCAGTCAAGGCGAACCTTGGCAGACCAAACCATCCTCATTTCTGACAAGTTGTAAAATTGGTGGTCTATGAATTCCTGCACCGggagtatgtgtgtgtttgagttcCTTCCCCCTCACCCAAGGATTCCTtgacttttcatttccttctgttcctttttggagTTCCGCGCATCATAAAAATGCGAGGCTACAATCACTTGGCAGACGGGCGGCGGGACACCTTTCGTCTCGTCTGTTTTTATGCGTTGTTGCCACTTTGAAAACGGAACCGCGTGAATGCGTTTTCTGTTGCAGCCACGAGGATTTACAAGCTCTCTCCCTTGCATACTTAACGGAAAGTGGAATCGTCTAGATGACGAGGAGGGAGATCCTTGGCCAGAACTCCTGATCGctgatgcttttgttttgtgccaacAAAGCGTAGCCATCCAGCGTTCGAGAGGGGAGATAAGGATGAAAAACttaatggcgtcgtcgtcgtggggtTTATGTTCGCAGCGGTTATGAGAGACATATTGTCACCTTTTGAACTTCGCTCAAGCGCGCACTTCCGGCATCGCCTGGTCGTAACGGTGCGTGTTTCGCGTATTTTAGTATCCCGCATCCTGATGAAGGTTCGCTATCGAATCCCGTAATTGGGCTATTTATATACTTGTCACAAGCAATTGGGAGCGAATTTTGATAGCTGATGTACTTAGTTTGTGAGAGGAAAGCGACTTGTGTAAATGTGTACAATATTTTATGATACAAATGTTAAAAATTGCCCTAAAAATGTAATGCTTTACATGTTAAGAAATTGGTTCGTGAgctatttataaaaatattttcagAATTTTTAGCTCTCTGCACCATTTATCCTTGGGCAACTCTCCATACAATCACATGAAATTCAATAATAGCTTTGCCTGGGACACCTCAGAAACGATTTCataatttaattgttttaacCTCCAGGGGATGCTCACTTCGCTCCGTAAGTCCAACGAAATGGACGAACGGTATGCTGGAGGAAACTAGTTCACACCAATGACCGGACCGCGTTCTCGCTCACAACCGTCATGGTACGCTCGAGGCGCGAAAGAAGTGTTTCTGCAataaatgatttatgatcggtCTCCCACTCCAGGGAACACGTAACGCAAGAAGCCAAGGACTCTCCAGCGATTCTGGTTCCATCGTGCACTCTCTTAAGGCGTAAGAAAGGCTGCACACACTGTTCCGCTGCTAATGGATGCATTgtaacgtggcgtggcgtgctgtgtgtctgcgtAATGCAGCTCACTTGCCCTAACGGCTCACTTGAAGGCTCGTTACCGAGAAGTGTCGAGTGGTAGGTGAACCAGAAAGTGATCGAACAAACCTCCCTGGTTCAGGTTAACCAGCTTTTACGACAAAAGACCTGCGGCTATAGCGGCAATGGTTTGTTGTTCCTCAGGCTATCATCAAGCACTTGAGTGAGTGCGAATCGAGAATGGTCACTTGAACGTCCGACCGAAGCTTAGTGCACCGCTTCCTGTTCAATAATGCACCGCagggaatgcaaatgcatcacGGTGGCCTACTGTGCGCCGTTGTTCGCTTGGGCAGGATAATTGTACCCAGGCTGGCACATTCGCCTACTACCGAGGCCTTGCTTCTAATGTGCCTTTTGTTTCTCTGCGAGCGAGTGGTTTGTTTCGATGAGAAGGATCACTTGGAGGGGTCTGTGTGCCAGTGCCCCTTGGACCAGGACGATTGCTTTCCGTGAAAtggaatttattttattctccactcatcatcgtcgtcgcccaCCGCCATTGCCCATTTGGCTCCcattgttttatgtacacTCAAATTATCTGTTATTTTATTCACCTTTCTcctttcggttgcttcgaGGCCGACTGCAGGACGAGCAGGGCTTCGCCGGGCAACTTTCTGCCATTAATAACTGATGAAGATTGTCCTCCCAAGAGGTTTTTCTCCAGAAGGCCCAAGGCGGGGCCAAGTTGTCGCACTGTGTCGCACTGTGGGCTGGATTGGAGGGCGAATGAATAaacaaatcgacgaattaCTTTTACGTGTTTGTATTGTGCCGTGTGCGCTCAGCTAGGCTGCTCCACAGGTAACTTTGGTTTGAGCCGGACGATATCGACTGACAAGTGAAATTGTCAACACGACCTGGTCCTGCTGGGCGAtacaaaaatcgatcgaagctGGCTGGACACGGACGGAGATGGAATCGGTTACCGTCTGGCCATTGTCGACGTGCTTCCTTTCGTTTGAAGAAGTTCTTCTCCTGCTGAAACCCCCTAGGGAGGATAACCTTCTAACAATACAATGAGTGCCGGTGGACGTGGCACAAAGAGTTTATTTTCGAAGCACCCCATCTTCTAGCCATTACCTGTCCATCGATGATTAAATATTAATTCTGCCAGTTCAGCGACTGTGTGGAGGGACTGGGACTCACTTACCTTCACCCGAACTTCTTGTCAGCGCACATGTGGGATTCCATTTCGGACGCCCGGCTTAAAGTCACCGTCTCCTTCGATGGTTATATGATTTTCCGTAGTCAAATTTATTCCCTCTTGTCTTTAGCCaccggtttgtttttgtttttagttttctcttttgttttgtccgcTCAGTCTTATAACAACTCAGttttaacacattttcttttctgttttccttttttacctTTTAGCTGTTTAATATTATaagttttcttccttcccatcACACGCTCACCGGTTGTTTTcctatttgttttgttatcgtTTCACAGTTTTCCCTTGCGCTTTTCCGTCCCtacactctcactctctcgctcttgttttcgtttcgaattttatgttttatattttctagCTTTGCATAATTATGCCCCCGATTCGTTCTCCCAGATTTAGCTGCGGTTTCAGTTCGAAAGGTTTCATGAAAAAGTGACAAAATATCAAGCGAATCTCGACCAAACGCTCGAGCCTATCGTCGTGCGCTTCggctttttgctgctccttccaACGTGCTTTTGTTTACTCATCTGTGACTCAATTCGTGCAGGGAAGGTGTTTATACATCTCTTACAAAGGTAGGTTTATTGCTCGGGTTCgtggttttttgttcgattttttctggcttcttgttttttttttactttattcCCGCGAAGAAAACGTTAATCGGTATATCTATGTTTATATATAGCTACTTGTCTTTTATAAAGtttcgggtttttgtttttttcggtttcgctttcccTGGGAGGGCGGGGGAGGGCAGGGcgttctgtatcaaaaacggaGGGGAGCACGAGGGATAGGTGAATACATTTATATAACTATTTATGTATATCTCTTTATAGTAGCTCACGGGGGGTTTAATCTGTACAAAAAAACGAGGGAAGGGGATAATTTATTGCAAATCTTTCTCAATGTTTCCCTCATTCTTTTCTTGCACCACCCAGGGTGTTCTATCATGCATGCCAGGTTGCCTCGCGTTCTGGCTCGTTTTACCTTCTGTTGCCGTTAGTTAAATTGGTTaggaaaatataaattatcTCTATCTACTGTACAGAACCTGGGCTGGGCGCGAGTGTAAGCGCAAAAAGGAAGTAGAAGGGGATGAGCGTTTTTCGAGGAAGATCGCACAGTGGATTCCAGAACATTCGTTACAGACTCTGGAACCAATTACTTGGTGTAGAACGAAACATTTATGCTAAAAGAACTTAAATCAAGAGCTAAGCACGATTGCACAATCATTAGTAACGAGGTAAGAACAGAGACAATTAGAGCGTTAACAGAGGAAAATTAGAGGCATTTTTAAGGCGATATCGGTAGTAAAAGGCTGCGAAACGAGAACACTAGCACTAGAATGGCAAATTCGGAAGCTGCTCTGCACTTCATTGcttcaaaaataaatcaccGTTTTGCTACaataagaagagaagaaggaaaaaatgaagTTTTGAAGCTTAAACCGGTAGCTAAAAGCAACCTAACCTTACTCACTAATATGGCGCAATAGTAAACGAAGTCGAATCCGACAAAACAAATTCCAGGGGGGGTTTGCGGTAGAATTCAGCTTCAGCAACATTTCAACTAACGTACCTCATACCTCTTACTAGCCTTTTCTTAACAGAGAAACACCGAGAGATGGGAAGCCAGTCCTTTTATGGCCTTACGACACAGCGGAGAAGGCATTTGCCTCATCATAACGCCAACAGTACGAGCACAAAGTGCGAGTAGAGCACGTAGATGAAAAAATTGGGCGAATAGTTGTTGAGACTgcgttgctgatggtgatggtggtggttcgatgGCGCCGACGCCGGTAGCGTGTTCGTTACCTTGACCGATTGCTGATCAACAGCATTATTATGGGCGTGCTGTGGATGCAGCTGATgttgcagctgatgatggtggtggtggttctggtgtgCGTACTTGTGCGGATGAtgctgcatcgtcgtcgttgtcgtcgtcgtggcaggTATCGAGCGTGGTGCATGGTGCGTAGTGTAGTGGTacggatgttgctgctgctgatgttgcagttgctgcagctgatggaaCGGGTTGGTGATGCTACCGGCAGGCCCGATCGTAGCCGATCCATTACCGAGCACCCGTTGATGCTGCAGATAATCAATGTTTTCGTAATGATCTGAGTCTGCATCGACCGGTATCGGCATCGGTGGCTCACCGACCGGCGTTTGATGGGCCGTTTGATCCGGATACTTTAGATCGTAGCGTACCGGTAGATCAGCACAACCAGCGGTCGGTCGTAGTTCACGATAATCGTTCGAAAGGACCTGCTGCGCCAGATACCGTTCTAGCTCCAGTTTATCCACCTTCTGTGGTACAATCCGTTCGTGTACATTTTTGCGCTCCTGAAGGATCTTCTTGCGTTCACGGGCACGCCGTCGATACACGAGAACGGCACCAGCAACGAGCAGGAGTAGCACAAGGGCCAGCAACACACTCAACACAGTGGCCAGATGAGCCGGACAGTTGATGTCACTTTCGGACATGTTCCGGAGCGTACGACGCGTCACCAGTCCATCCTCGTTCAAATCACACCCGATCTCATCCTTATCGAGCAACAGAACGGTCGTAAGGTTCgagtccggtggtggtcgcccCAAGAATGCcacaccatcggcatcatcttcatcgttttcgtcgaTCGTACCGGTTACCAATCGCCACAGCCAGCGGATCGTACAGTTGCAGACGAGCGGATTGCCGGCAAGTTTCAACCGCTGCAGACGATCGAGCGGGAACTGAACGGCATCGAGCGTTAGTAGCGCGTTCCGTCGCATCGAGATGTCGATCAGATGGGGATTGCCGTGGAATAGACGCACCGGGAGTGACTCGAACGAAGGGTTGTCATCGAGCGTCAGCACCTGCAGGTGCGTGTTGTCGATGAAAGCTCTGGTGAAGATAAAAAAGGATAAGAGCAAGATTGCTGTTAAGTTCACTTGGCAGGGACCGAGCATATAATCGACTGCGGCAACATAAATCCTCCATCATGTGTGATCATGGGgcattgaaattgaaaaaaagaagtacGGTGTCCAAGGTCCCGCAAGTTAAATActcaattcatcatcatttcagcCAACAAATGGGGCGTAAATCATGGGGCGGCCAGACGCGAACACACGCAACATGGCCTGTAATCAACCAGTTATTGAATTATACGTTCCTCTGCGTAGCTCTTCCCCTCCGCCCCACATTAACGGGCAGATTATGATGATCGTACGTGTGCCTGGACACACACATGTATACATTTCACATCCCAGTCTTCTGGCGACAGCATTACTGAGCCACAGTTAGTTACATGCAAATGGCGGTGGACTTGGACGGGAGCGGCCACACAGCGCGCGCCACCGCCGCGCCTGGAAGACAGCGAGCAGCGGTTTATGCTGACAGGCGAGCGCCGCGGACGTTGGTTGGCGAGTGGCAATCATAAGATAGCATTGTTAATGGTGCCGTTTGCTTCttcgagaaggagagaagagaaaaaatgcGCCTGGCCTGGTCTTTCATGCCCGGTGACGACACAGGACGAAGCCATTCCGGGCGTTCCTCTTTCATGAGCATATTTCCTGGCCCTTCCTGCGCCTTTTGATGGTCCTGGcttatcttttctttttttttcggagcaACCGACAGCCAAGTGCCAACAGCGAGACACGGGAATAACAGTaaatattccattttaacACCGGCATCTTCCGGCTCATTTTGTTCGTAGGCATTCGtcgtaccgcaccgcaccttaagggatgctgctgctcagcgaATTCAGCGATAACGTCGTCCACGTCCCAGTGTGGCTTGTTGTCGGTGGGTGGTTGTAAACATGAAATGTAGTGTATGATGAACATGGTAATCAACAGTAACAGGGAATTTAAGTCGAGCGGAGCCGAACTGAGCTCGAGTGGTGACATAACTCTCTCATCATCCAGTCCATTGCTCACTGTTTGGGGGGCATGGATGGAGCAAGGAATGCACAAGAACTTCGTTTAGAGAGCTTCCTTTTCTTGTGGAGGTGAGCCAAATAGAGTGGATATGATTAAGAGTTGGTTATTCATTCGAATGAATTACATTCTCTGCACGAGCTCTTGTGCTTTGTGTGATTCGTGTTGAAACGTTTTGCGTTGGGCGTGTTTCGGGAAAGGGATAATAacgtttttttgcatttcagcTTCTCTTTAGGAATGGATTTTCAGTTTCTTTTCAATTGTAATGCATTGtcctatttttttcttttgtatttGCTTTGGAAAAAGTCTTAtttagaggaaaaaaagggaaaggaaatctTTCATGAGAAACCTTCACGTCGAAAcagttttgcatatttttaaatGTCTCTGACACTTTTctactttcttttttgtaaattAATTAACTATTTTTTAGTTTTATGTACTACTTTGGCATCCGTTTTGCAGTTTCTTTATTCATATTCAGCTCTATATGCACTGTAAAACAGGGCATATATCAAAACATTCTGCATCTGCTTcatgttttaatgttgaaaaagagttttgtgaaatttacaaatattcaatttttatgaaggtcctttgggtttttttctcaCCCAATACGAGCCTAAAAGTAGAGTAAATAAACTGTAAAACAGGGCATTTGCCTGGGATCAGCTCCATTGTTATCACAAGATAAAAAAGAGGGCACACTCCTTGCACGACCTATGCGAGATTTGTGCCATTCAGTTTTTGCGTCCACCGAGCGACACCATATTGCCAACCAATAATCTATATCGCGACAATAAAATCCAGCACGCGAGGgcaatcgtaaaaaaaactggatGTCCTGGGCCAGGGAACAAGCCCTTCATAAGCGATGATCCCACCAACCGTTCAAATCGTTCCACTAGCAACGGTTCGTCCTTCTCGAAATCGGTGGCACTACCTCGtggcaacgaaacggaaaattcTTCTTGACACTGTTCGACTTGTCAGAAGCAGCGTGCGGCATTGCTGGGAATTGCTCATCGTCACCCGGCGGGACGGGGAAAGTGTTGCCCGAGTTTAGCTTTAGCTTTTCTTGGCACGTCTTTCAACAGggcacccctccccccaaaataTAAGAAGGCGGAAATGGTGGTCGGAGCAAATGCTGCCACGGCTGCACCGTACCGTCCTCGGGGTCTGTGTGCTGCTCCTCGCG
Proteins encoded in this region:
- the LOC126579340 gene encoding nyctalopin-like, whose translation is MTTSVMAVSNGRARWRYRHHRRSTIANGQSLLVATTTTTMMLLPLLLVLALLLPTATDAFCPSLCTCESDRYLRTACINASLEVVPIQLNPDVRYINLTANQITNVHFTLSFYYQLESLDLSHNRIDTLGSKNFEAQEKLRTLNVSHNVLQSLAKDAFRGLKRLELLQLSDNQLEQIHPTAFGTLVSLRRLELRNNRLVSFEYGVLKPLTALETLLLDNNQLLEVPYEGNLEHLRSLAHLELSTNLIEFIGNDSFCALHELRTLRIAGNVLMELDHGAFQGLTALQLIDLADNNLTTIPTAQLSKLYNLTTLTLSGNSFVRLPAVAFRSLFQLRELHLDRLDRLEHIDTRAFIDNTHLQVLTLDDNPSFESLPVRLFHGNPHLIDISMRRNALLTLDAVQFPLDRLQRLKLAGNPLVCNCTIRWLWRLVTGTIDENDEDDADGVAFLGRPPPDSNLTTVLLLDKDEIGCDLNEDGLVTRRTLRNMSESDINCPAHLATVLSVLLALVLLLLVAGAVLVYRRRARERKKILQERKNVHERIVPQKVDKLELERYLAQQVLSNDYRELRPTAGCADLPVRYDLKYPDQTAHQTPVGEPPMPIPVDADSDHYENIDYLQHQRVLGNGSATIGPAGSITNPFHQLQQLQHQQQQHPYHYTTHHAPRSIPATTTTTTTMQHHPHKYAHQNHHHHHQLQHQLHPQHAHNNAVDQQSVKVTNTLPASAPSNHHHHHQQRSLNNYSPNFFIYVLYSHFVLVLLAL